A single genomic interval of Terriglobus albidus harbors:
- a CDS encoding acyl-CoA dehydrogenase family protein, whose translation MSEVLSQNAVAQEVKKPKVLPKPNSDFYQVFQLLSEAEQQKVLKVRQFMESSVAPVINDYWAKDEFPYELIPGIRDLQIAGLGYEGYECAGGSNLLACYVAMEIARIDCSVATFFGVHSGLAMGSIFLCGSEEQKKKWLPPMARLEKIGSFGLTEPLVGSGASGGLGTTARREGDTWILNGQKKWIGNSTWGHLTIIWARDVADNQVKGFIVENNTPGFKVEKIQHKMALRVVQNGLITMQDCRVPEENRLQNDTSFRDTARVLRMTRGFVAWEAVGCQMGAYENALAYAQTREQFGKPIASFQLIQDLLVKMIGNITACQCMVVRLSQLQDQGKLADEHASLAKAFCTVKMRETVGYARELLGANGILLDYNVGRFVADCEAIYSYEGTREMNTLIVGRAISGFSAFV comes from the coding sequence ATGTCAGAAGTACTCAGTCAAAATGCGGTAGCTCAAGAGGTAAAAAAGCCGAAGGTGCTTCCTAAGCCAAACAGCGATTTCTACCAGGTGTTCCAGTTGCTGTCAGAGGCTGAGCAACAGAAGGTTCTGAAGGTCCGCCAGTTCATGGAGTCCTCTGTCGCGCCAGTGATCAATGATTATTGGGCGAAGGACGAGTTCCCCTATGAGCTGATACCCGGAATTCGTGATCTCCAGATCGCCGGCCTCGGCTATGAGGGGTACGAGTGTGCAGGGGGCAGCAATCTGCTGGCGTGTTACGTCGCCATGGAGATCGCGAGAATTGACTGCTCAGTCGCTACGTTTTTCGGGGTGCATAGCGGCCTGGCGATGGGGTCAATCTTTCTTTGTGGGTCGGAGGAGCAAAAGAAGAAGTGGCTGCCTCCGATGGCACGCCTCGAAAAGATTGGCTCGTTTGGACTAACTGAGCCTCTGGTGGGCTCTGGCGCTTCAGGTGGGCTTGGAACTACTGCCCGGCGAGAGGGGGATACCTGGATTCTGAATGGGCAAAAGAAGTGGATCGGCAACTCGACCTGGGGACATCTGACGATCATCTGGGCCAGGGATGTTGCCGACAACCAGGTCAAGGGCTTCATTGTAGAAAACAATACTCCAGGGTTTAAGGTCGAAAAGATTCAGCACAAGATGGCGCTTCGCGTCGTTCAGAACGGCCTCATCACCATGCAAGACTGCCGGGTTCCAGAAGAAAACCGCCTCCAGAACGACACATCCTTTCGAGACACGGCGCGGGTTCTAAGAATGACCCGTGGTTTCGTAGCCTGGGAGGCCGTTGGGTGCCAGATGGGCGCCTATGAAAATGCGTTAGCGTATGCACAAACCCGCGAACAGTTCGGTAAGCCGATAGCGTCGTTTCAGCTTATTCAGGATCTTCTGGTCAAGATGATCGGCAATATCACAGCCTGCCAGTGCATGGTCGTCCGCCTGTCCCAACTTCAGGACCAGGGAAAGCTTGCCGATGAACATGCATCCCTTGCGAAGGCATTCTGCACCGTAAAAATGCGGGAAACCGTTGGTTATGCAAGAGAGCTTCTTGGTGCGAATGGCATTCTCCTCGACTACAACGTGGGACGTTTCGTAGCGGACTGCGAAGCGATCTATTCCTACGAAGGAACGCGAGAGATGAATACCCTCATCGTCGGTCGAGCCATCTCCGGATTCAGCGCCTTTGTTTAG
- a CDS encoding PAS domain-containing sensor histidine kinase, whose amino-acid sequence MCAVSNNDRISPEEPSLSLRQIVHLSPALLHTARPDGFLDFFNKTWLNFTGEPLERLLGWGWTSLIHPEDAIHFVQKMRDSFARGKPFQETSRVRRADGVYRWMLHQKVPVFDDAGNLIKWNGSSTDIDDQRKAEERQIKATQESERSQFYLAEAQRLGHIGSWAFNPRGAFEYWSHELFRIYGLDPVKDPPSLEGYLALVHPLDREFMADLIKRMLAESLGCDVTKRIIRPNGEVRYIRCIGAPVLDNGTLQRIIGNAIDVTEHELLTQELKRHEAYLEGAQTLSHTGSFGWRPHCGTITWSAETYRIFEYDRAITITLDMIMDRVHPDDRDLVRDVMAKALTTSGAIDFTHRLLLRNGRVKHLRVLARPHEIDSDGFEFTGAVIDITEAKHAEETIRKSERELRTLIDLIPAYVGTSLPDGRVDFISQSWLDYSGQTRDEAMEWGWANALHPDDAERILPELKARLALGDPVELELRCRKADGVYHWFLNRSLPLRDDEGEIIKWYGILFDINALKVAEQNLQAREYELRRIVETIPSMIWSTSPTGEITHLSQRLLNYYGAPFEEFVNHRWERFIHPDDREETAKAFSRAIEAGESYNIVNRLRRADGEYRWHQTSGEPLRDPQGKIIQWYGLSIDIDERKRAEDHLQETRTKLARASRYATVAELSASIAHELNQPLMSILANAQATKRWLNTASPDIAEVNASIDRVIRDARAADETMQHIRALFKQESFEKKDVNIPDIVREVVRFVEEDPKKRGVPIEVHLEEPLPTVIADRIQIQQVVINLILNAIEALEGSQVSPLVLLRVLAKDSNKLLIQVVDNGPGVDDTERIFDSFVTTKNKGMGIGLAVSRSIVEAHGGRLWAENNKSHGATFNVVLPLFPGDPLHT is encoded by the coding sequence ATGTGCGCTGTGTCAAACAATGACCGGATTTCTCCTGAGGAACCGAGCCTAAGTCTTCGGCAAATCGTGCACTTGTCCCCTGCCCTACTCCACACAGCACGCCCTGACGGCTTCCTCGATTTCTTCAATAAGACGTGGCTCAACTTCACCGGCGAACCACTGGAAAGGCTGCTGGGATGGGGATGGACGTCCCTTATTCATCCTGAAGATGCCATCCACTTCGTGCAGAAGATGCGCGACTCCTTTGCCAGAGGAAAGCCTTTCCAGGAAACATCACGCGTGCGGAGAGCGGACGGGGTTTACCGCTGGATGCTGCATCAGAAGGTTCCAGTATTTGATGACGCCGGTAACCTCATCAAATGGAACGGTTCTAGTACCGACATTGATGACCAGAGGAAAGCCGAAGAGCGTCAGATAAAAGCCACTCAGGAGTCGGAGAGGAGCCAATTCTATTTAGCTGAAGCGCAGCGTCTCGGTCACATCGGCAGTTGGGCCTTCAATCCCCGAGGAGCTTTTGAATACTGGTCTCATGAACTGTTCCGCATCTACGGCCTTGATCCGGTAAAAGACCCACCGTCGCTTGAAGGCTATCTGGCGCTTGTCCATCCTCTCGACCGCGAGTTCATGGCAGACCTCATCAAGCGAATGCTCGCGGAGAGCCTGGGATGTGACGTCACAAAGCGGATTATCCGCCCAAACGGTGAGGTCAGGTACATCCGTTGCATTGGCGCCCCCGTTCTGGATAACGGAACCCTGCAAAGAATTATCGGCAACGCCATAGACGTTACGGAGCACGAGCTTCTGACTCAGGAACTGAAGCGCCATGAAGCCTACCTGGAGGGAGCGCAAACTCTTAGCCACACAGGCAGCTTTGGGTGGCGGCCGCATTGCGGCACAATTACCTGGTCGGCCGAAACCTATCGCATCTTCGAATACGACCGGGCCATAACGATCACGCTCGATATGATTATGGATCGCGTCCATCCCGACGATCGAGATTTAGTCAGAGATGTCATGGCAAAGGCGTTGACTACCAGCGGCGCTATCGATTTCACTCACCGTCTGCTGTTGAGAAATGGCCGTGTGAAGCATCTCCGGGTACTCGCGAGGCCACACGAGATTGATTCTGACGGTTTTGAATTCACCGGAGCAGTGATCGATATTACCGAAGCAAAGCATGCGGAAGAAACGATCAGAAAGAGCGAGAGAGAGCTACGTACCCTGATCGATCTGATTCCTGCTTATGTGGGAACATCCCTGCCTGACGGAAGAGTTGATTTCATAAGCCAGAGCTGGCTCGATTACTCCGGCCAGACCAGAGACGAGGCAATGGAATGGGGCTGGGCAAATGCGCTCCATCCCGATGACGCCGAGCGAATACTTCCTGAATTAAAAGCACGACTGGCATTAGGAGATCCTGTTGAATTGGAACTACGCTGCCGCAAAGCCGATGGGGTCTACCACTGGTTCCTGAACCGAAGCCTTCCACTTCGTGACGACGAAGGGGAGATCATTAAATGGTATGGAATTCTGTTCGATATCAATGCGCTGAAGGTCGCTGAACAGAATCTGCAGGCCCGAGAGTATGAGCTACGGCGCATTGTTGAAACAATTCCCTCAATGATCTGGTCCACGTCACCGACCGGAGAGATCACTCATCTTTCCCAAAGGCTACTCAACTACTATGGAGCGCCCTTCGAAGAGTTCGTCAATCATAGATGGGAGAGGTTCATCCATCCCGACGACCGCGAAGAGACTGCGAAGGCGTTTTCACGAGCTATTGAAGCCGGAGAATCGTACAACATTGTCAACCGTTTACGGCGCGCCGATGGGGAGTACAGATGGCATCAAACCAGTGGGGAGCCACTGCGAGATCCACAAGGGAAAATTATCCAGTGGTACGGGCTATCAATAGACATCGATGAGCGGAAACGCGCAGAGGACCACCTCCAAGAAACGCGTACCAAGCTGGCCAGAGCATCACGATATGCCACCGTCGCGGAACTTTCAGCCTCAATTGCGCACGAATTGAACCAGCCGCTCATGTCCATATTGGCAAACGCTCAGGCAACAAAGAGATGGCTGAATACCGCGTCGCCCGATATAGCAGAGGTGAACGCATCGATCGACCGCGTTATACGAGACGCCCGAGCAGCAGATGAAACGATGCAGCATATTCGCGCACTGTTCAAACAAGAGTCGTTCGAGAAGAAGGACGTCAATATTCCAGACATAGTCCGTGAGGTCGTTCGATTCGTGGAAGAAGACCCCAAAAAGCGCGGGGTTCCCATTGAGGTTCACCTCGAAGAGCCTCTCCCTACCGTCATAGCCGACCGGATTCAGATTCAGCAGGTCGTCATCAATTTAATCTTGAATGCCATTGAGGCACTGGAAGGATCGCAGGTGTCGCCGTTGGTTTTACTCCGAGTACTTGCTAAAGATTCAAACAAGCTGCTCATCCAGGTAGTCGACAACGGACCAGGTGTCGACGATACGGAACGGATCTTTGACTCGTTTGTGACGACCAAGAATAAAGGTATGGGAATAGGATTAGCCGTATCACGCTCGATTGTTGAAGCCCATGGAGGGCGCCTCTGGGCGGAAAACAATAAAAGCCACGGTGCGACCTTCAATGTAGTACTGCCCCTGTTTCCCGGAGATCCTCTTCACACCTAG
- a CDS encoding class I adenylate-forming enzyme family protein, which translates to MIYTHTIGRAIQYFPNHIAIRKESGAVTFLELDSRVRGIAATLRQQGFLGGDRLALLMPNGPDYIELIYACGLLGIIAVPINTRYAQAEIDRLLKDARPRGIIRHSKLPSPTVRLQWECVIDVEPLQESGEPYGGEFYDPQAVLALIYTSGTTGQPKGAALTHSGIFSNIYDLDYWLAYREQAVFLHASPMFHIADFPAIFAAPVFGATQATLARFDPEAFCKRVEVDQVTHTVLVPTMINALCRFEQLGEHNLQSLDVLAYGGSPIAPSLVREVREKLPNAKLLQVYGLSEAGFLTGLKDEEHTEARLRSCGRTCPGVDLRVITANGQQASAGELGELVARGPGIMMGYWRDVEEQLPGHDTEVDETAAVLREGAFHTGDIGYQDPEGYFFIVDRAKEMIVSGGENVYSGEVEAAIYELPQVKEAAVFGIPDPKWGEIVAAAIVLRQGASLSAAEVIEYCRGRIAAYKLPRHIDFVLDELPKSGSGKILKRTLRERYWEGQPRRV; encoded by the coding sequence ATGATCTATACCCATACCATAGGCCGGGCTATCCAGTATTTTCCGAATCATATTGCCATTCGGAAGGAGAGTGGGGCCGTGACCTTCCTCGAACTCGATTCGCGAGTAAGAGGGATTGCGGCTACACTCCGGCAGCAAGGATTCCTGGGGGGAGACCGGCTTGCGCTTCTCATGCCCAACGGGCCTGACTATATTGAGTTGATCTACGCATGCGGCCTGCTGGGGATCATCGCTGTTCCCATCAACACGCGTTATGCCCAGGCGGAGATTGACCGGTTACTCAAGGACGCTCGGCCCCGCGGCATTATCCGTCATTCCAAATTGCCTTCGCCGACGGTTCGGCTTCAGTGGGAGTGCGTGATCGATGTCGAGCCGTTACAGGAATCCGGAGAACCCTACGGCGGTGAGTTTTATGATCCGCAGGCGGTTCTTGCACTGATATACACCAGTGGAACGACCGGTCAGCCCAAAGGTGCAGCGCTAACCCACAGCGGCATCTTTTCGAACATCTATGATCTCGATTATTGGCTCGCGTACAGAGAACAGGCGGTGTTTCTTCATGCCTCGCCGATGTTCCATATCGCCGATTTCCCGGCCATATTTGCTGCTCCGGTGTTCGGAGCCACTCAGGCAACGCTGGCTCGTTTCGATCCGGAGGCATTCTGTAAACGGGTTGAGGTGGATCAGGTAACCCACACCGTACTCGTTCCCACGATGATCAATGCGCTCTGCCGGTTTGAGCAACTTGGGGAGCATAATCTGCAGTCGTTGGATGTCCTGGCATATGGAGGCTCCCCGATAGCACCTTCACTGGTGCGTGAAGTCCGCGAGAAACTCCCTAACGCAAAGCTGCTTCAGGTCTACGGATTAAGTGAAGCAGGCTTCCTGACGGGCCTCAAGGATGAAGAGCATACAGAAGCGAGGCTGCGCTCTTGCGGACGGACCTGTCCAGGCGTCGACTTGAGAGTCATAACCGCGAATGGACAACAGGCATCAGCAGGAGAACTCGGTGAGCTGGTAGCGCGAGGGCCTGGCATCATGATGGGTTACTGGCGTGACGTTGAAGAGCAGCTTCCAGGCCATGACACAGAAGTTGACGAAACGGCTGCGGTTCTACGGGAGGGAGCGTTTCATACCGGAGACATCGGCTACCAGGATCCGGAGGGGTATTTCTTTATCGTAGACCGCGCGAAAGAGATGATCGTCAGCGGCGGCGAGAACGTGTACTCCGGCGAAGTTGAAGCGGCTATCTATGAATTACCCCAGGTGAAAGAAGCAGCCGTATTCGGTATTCCCGATCCCAAATGGGGGGAGATCGTAGCCGCGGCAATCGTTCTCCGCCAGGGTGCTTCTTTATCTGCGGCCGAAGTCATTGAGTATTGTCGCGGGCGGATCGCGGCGTACAAGTTACCGCGCCATATCGATTTCGTGCTTGACGAACTTCCCAA
- a CDS encoding 3-hydroxyacyl-CoA dehydrogenase NAD-binding domain-containing protein — translation MSLDRQINRIAIVGTGVIGASWAALFLARGLEVIATDPAPNAEKNLRDYIDAAWPDLISLGLSTGATRDRLSFTSNMAEALEGADLVQENGPERAEFKIKLFADMDAMTAVGTIIASSSSGIPMSVTQSACKHPERCVIGHPFNPPHLIPLVEVVGGEKTSSETIERAIAFYASIGKRPIHLRKEVVGHVANRLQAALYREITYLIEQDVLSVADADAAVSWGPGLRWGVMGPNLLFHLGGGQGGIHHFMDQFTGPMTTWWKNLGNPELTPELKEKIVAGVLAEAKDQSIDELGKERDRILLGLLGLRGSAK, via the coding sequence ATGTCTTTAGATCGGCAAATAAACCGCATAGCAATCGTTGGGACGGGGGTGATCGGCGCAAGTTGGGCCGCACTGTTCCTGGCGCGAGGCTTGGAAGTGATTGCTACCGATCCTGCGCCAAACGCTGAGAAGAATTTGCGGGACTACATAGACGCCGCGTGGCCAGACCTCATCAGTCTGGGGTTATCAACCGGGGCTACTCGTGATCGCTTGTCATTCACCAGCAATATGGCTGAAGCGCTTGAGGGCGCTGATCTGGTTCAAGAAAACGGCCCTGAACGTGCGGAATTCAAGATCAAGTTATTTGCCGACATGGATGCAATGACCGCTGTAGGAACGATCATCGCATCGAGTTCTTCCGGAATTCCTATGAGCGTCACACAATCGGCGTGCAAGCATCCGGAGCGTTGCGTGATCGGGCATCCGTTCAACCCACCTCACCTTATTCCACTGGTTGAGGTCGTCGGTGGGGAAAAGACGTCATCAGAGACTATCGAACGTGCGATCGCTTTCTACGCTTCAATCGGCAAGAGGCCGATTCATCTTCGTAAAGAAGTCGTTGGCCACGTCGCGAATCGTTTGCAGGCTGCTCTCTACCGGGAAATAACCTATCTGATCGAGCAGGACGTCCTCAGTGTTGCCGATGCGGACGCGGCTGTTAGCTGGGGCCCAGGCCTTCGTTGGGGAGTCATGGGGCCCAACTTGCTCTTCCATTTGGGAGGAGGACAGGGAGGCATTCATCACTTCATGGACCAATTCACAGGTCCGATGACGACGTGGTGGAAGAACCTGGGAAATCCGGAGCTCACGCCCGAACTCAAAGAGAAAATCGTTGCCGGCGTTCTGGCTGAAGCCAAAGATCAGTCAATCGATGAACTAGGCAAAGAACGAGATCGAATCCTCCTGGGATTACTCGGCTTAAGGGGCAGCGCGAAGTAG
- a CDS encoding 3-hydroxyacyl-CoA dehydrogenase has protein sequence MSKTRTDLNTAVNGSGRVYFIDASGGRILSTNPDGADLKVLVTDRHRIPDGIVVDVKAGYIYWTEMGIPSAEDGSIERADLDGSNHVTVVPNGKTFTPKQLQLDKRNGKLYWCDREGMRVMRSNLDGSQIETLVQTGQGEDDRSELTRWCVGIAIDTEDDKLYWTQKGPDNAGLGRIFRAGLEIPKGETPSSRSDIELMFDRLPEPIDLDLDLKHRVLYWTDRGDPPRGNTVNRAPLDAAPLSIEPEIVYTHLMEGIGLALDVAGDRMFMADLGGSLYSASLDGSKHKTLLAAQGNLTGVAYVD, from the coding sequence ATGTCGAAAACACGAACTGACTTGAATACGGCTGTGAATGGAAGCGGACGGGTTTATTTCATTGACGCGAGCGGCGGCCGGATTCTCTCAACGAATCCTGATGGGGCCGATCTTAAGGTACTTGTGACTGACCGTCACCGCATCCCGGATGGCATCGTCGTCGATGTCAAAGCCGGTTACATCTATTGGACTGAGATGGGTATCCCAAGCGCGGAAGACGGATCGATCGAGCGCGCCGATCTCGACGGTAGCAATCATGTCACGGTAGTTCCGAACGGCAAGACGTTTACGCCGAAACAGTTGCAGCTCGATAAGCGTAACGGGAAACTCTATTGGTGTGACCGTGAAGGGATGCGGGTGATGCGGTCGAACCTCGACGGAAGTCAGATCGAGACGCTGGTACAAACGGGGCAGGGTGAGGATGACAGGTCCGAGTTGACTCGTTGGTGCGTCGGGATAGCGATCGACACCGAAGACGACAAGCTGTATTGGACTCAGAAAGGGCCCGATAACGCCGGCCTGGGAAGGATCTTCCGGGCAGGCTTGGAGATTCCCAAAGGGGAGACGCCTTCCTCACGCTCCGATATCGAATTGATGTTCGATCGTCTTCCGGAACCCATTGACCTTGATCTCGATCTTAAGCACCGCGTCCTTTACTGGACGGACCGCGGTGATCCTCCGCGAGGGAACACGGTGAACCGTGCCCCGTTGGATGCTGCACCACTATCAATCGAACCGGAAATTGTATACACGCACCTGATGGAGGGCATCGGGCTTGCCCTGGATGTCGCCGGCGACCGGATGTTTATGGCCGACCTTGGTGGCTCTCTGTATAGCGCAAGCCTGGATGGCTCTAAACACAAGACTTTGCTTGCAGCACAAGGCAATCTGACGGGCGTTGCATACGTCGATTGA